GCCTGGGCGAAGAACAGCGGGGTGGACGTGCTGGTGGCGTACACGCCCACGCACAGGCGGGGCACGTCCACGCCCTCGGACACCATGCGCACCGCCACCATCCACCGCTCGTCCGAGGCGGCGAACTCCTCGATCCGGTCCGAGGCGCCCTTGTCGTCCGAGAGGATCACGGCCGGCGCCTGGCCGGTGACCGCCTGCAGCTGGGCCGCGTAGGCGCGGGCGTCCTCGTGGTCGGAGGCGATCACGAGGCCGCCGGCGTCGGGGATGCCCCGGCGGATCTCGGTGAGGCGCCGGTCCGCGGCGCGCAGCACCGAGGGGATCCACTCGCCCGCCGGGTCCAGCGCGGTGCGCCAGGCCGAGGCGGTGATGTCCTTGGTCGCGGCCTCGCCGAGCTGGGCCTCCATGACCTCGCCGGTGGAGGTCTTCCACCGCATCTGGCCGGAGTAGGCCAGGAAGATCACGGGCCGCACGACGTGGTCCCGCAGGGCCGGCCCGTAGCCGTAGGTGTAGTCCGCCCTCGAGCGCTCGAAGCCGTCCTCGCCCCGCTCGTACCGGACGAACGGGATGTAGGCGTCGTCCGAGCGGAACGGGGTGCCCGTCAGGGAGAGCCGGCGGCTGGCGGGCTCGAACGCCTCGCGGATGCCCTCGCCCCAGCTGCGGGCGTCGCCGCCGTGGTGGATCTCGTCCAGGATCACGAGGGTCCTGGCGGCCTCGGTGCGGTTGCGGTGCAGGACCGGCTTGTTGGCCACCTGGGCATACGTCAGGGCGACGCCGCGGTACTCGGGGCCGTGACGCCCGTCGGCGTTCTTGAAGTTCGGGTCGATCGCCAGGCCCACGCGGGCGGCGTTGTCCGCCCACTGCCGCTTGAGGTGGTCGGTGGGGGCCACCACGGTGAGCCGCTGCACCACGCCGGAGTCCATCAGGATCTTGGCCACGCGCAGGGCGAAGGTGGTCTTGCCCGCGCCCGGGGTGGCCACCGCGAGGAAGTCCTGCGGCGCCTCGCGCAGGTACTTCTCCAGCGCCTCCTGCTGCCACTGGCGCAGCTTGGGGGCGGTGCCCCACGCGGCGCGCTCGGGCAGGGCCGGCGGGAGGTCCTCGCCGACGTGGAACAGGTCCGGCTGGATGCCGTCCGGGGTGGGGGCGCCGCTCGTCTCGGAGCGGCCCTCAGCCACGACCGCGACCGAAGAACCCGCCGCGCCGGCCGCCGCCCGAGCCGGCGTCGTCGCCGTCCTGGGGATCGCGCAGGCCGTCGTAGATCTCCTGGCACAGGGGGCAGACGGGGAACTTGTTCGGGTCGCGGCCGGGCACCCACACCTTGCCGCACAGGGCGATCACGGGCTCGCCGGACAGCGCCGACTCCATGATCTTCTCCTTGCGGACGTAGTGCGCGAAGCGCTCGTGGTCCCCGGGCTCGACGTCCTGGAGCTGCTCTTCGCGCTCCAGCACGGAGGTGCCCCCGCCGGAGGGGGACAGCGGGTCGTTCTGGAACGGATCGGAGATGCTCATGGCCGTCATCCTACCGAGGACGACGCCGGCCGGCGGGCCCGCCCCGGGCCTCACCAGGACTGCACGGCCTGCAGGGTCTCGGCCTGGGCGCGGTCGTACCAGGCGGCGCCGGCGCGCACCCCCAGCCACAGGGCGAGGGCACCCCAGGCGAGGCCCACGGCGAGCGTGACCCAGCTCCAGACGGCCGCGCCGGTGACCAGCAGCACCACGAACGGCACCGCCATGGGCACGAGCAGGACGAGCGTGACGAGCAGGGACGTGCCCTGCACGAGCATGATCCGCATGGCCGCGCCCTGCGGGGTCTTCAGCGGGCTGTCGCCCGGCTTCGGCACGGGGTAGACCCACCGTGCGGAGACCAGGGCGCTCAGCCCCAGGCAGGCCCCCAGGACGCCGAGGGACACACCCAGGATCGCCGGCAGCACGGACCAGTCGCCGTGCATGGCCACGGTGGCCAGGGTCACCCCCGCGACGACGGGCAGCGCCCAGCCCAGCAGGCCCATGACGCGGCCGAGGCGGTCGTCGATCCCCTTCACGCCCGCGAGGACGTGGAGGTGGAAGGCCGTGTGGTCGTAGGCGATGTCCGCGGAGAGCGAGTAGCCCAGGGCCCACGCGGTGACGGGACCCGCCGCCAGGAGGATGGCCGTGGCCCCCTCGGGCCCGCTGGTGCCCATGAACCACAGGAGCACGAACATCAGCGGGACCGTGACCAGGGACGCCATGTAGCGCGGGTCCTTGAACCAGTACAGCTGCGCGCGGGCCGCGATCGCCGTGCGCGCGGACGTGGCCGGTCGGCCCAGCCAGCGCAGGTCCGTGGCGCGGTCCCCGCGCGGGGCGGCGGAGTCCGTGGAGCCCACCGCGGCCGGCTCCACGGTGCGGCGGATGGCGAGCATCCAGAGCGCTGCGGCGGCCACCGCCCACGCCAGGGCCACCAGCAGGCGCAGCCCGGCCAGCCCCCAGCGCCCCTCGGCCGCGGCCCAGCCCGCGCCGAGGCCGGCGCCGAAGGGGGTCCACACGGCCGCGTTTGCCAGCACGGGGCCGAGCCACAGCAGGTCGTCGATGGACTGCATCACCCGGGACAGCGCCACGCCGCCCAGCATGAGCGGGATGAGCACGAGCAGGGAGATCGCCTCCCGTACGCGGCGTCGGCCGGTGAAGGAGGACATCAGGCCGGTCACGCCGTAGCCCAGACACACGGCGGTGACGGCGCTGAGCACGGCGCCCACGGCGGCCGCCGCGAGCGCGGCCGGGGTGTCCCACCAGGACGCGGCGACGCCCAGCAGGCCCAGCAGCGTGAGGGCGCCGATCGGCGTCGTGAAGGTGGAGAGCAGCAGGCCGGCCACGAGGGTGCGGGCGGGCACCGGGAAGAGCACGAAGCTGGACGGGTCCAGGGTGGCGTCCACGCCCGTGACCAGCGGGGGCAGGATGGTCCACAGCAGCACGACGACGGCGGCGACCAGCACGGTGACCGCGCCGCGGACCGGGAGCTCGGCCTCGGGCAGGCCCACGACCAGCGCGGCCACGGCCATCGCCGCCATGCCGAAGAAGTACAGGGCGCCGAGGACCGACAGGACCAGGGTCAGCGTCGACCTGCGCCAGCCGTTGAGGGTCAGCGCCCAACGCAGGCGGGTGAGGGTCAGAGCCACGCCAGACCCTCCCCCGTGTGGCGGCCGCCGACGAGGTCCACGAAGCGCTCCTCCAGGTCCCGGCCGGCGCGCACCTCCTCGAGGGTGCCGGCCGCGCGCAGCACGCCCCCGGCGATCACGGCCACGTGCGAGCACATGCGCTGCACGAGGTCCATGACGTGGCTGGAGACGATCACGGTGCCGCCGCGCCCCACGTAGTCGTGCAGGATGTCCCGGATGTTCGCGGCGGAGACCGGGTCCACGGCCTCGAACGGCTCGTCGAGGACGAGGACGTCCGGGGCATGCACCATGGCGGCCGCCAGGTTGACCTTCTTGGTCATGCCCGCGGAGTAGTCCACCACGAGCTTGCGGCCGGCCTCCTCGAGGTCCATGACGCGCAGCAGGTCGGCGGTGCGGACGTCGACGGTGTCGCGGTCCAGGCCGTGGAGCAGGCCCGCGTAGGTGATGAGCTGGGCGCCGGTCAGGCGGTCGAAGGTGCGGACGCCGTCCGCGAGGACGCCGACGCGGCGCTTGGCCTCCAGGGGCTGTTCCCAGACGTCCACGCCGTGGATCCACACGCGCCCGGCGTCGGGGCGCAGCATGCCCGTGGCCATGGACAGCGCCGTCGTCTTGCCGGCGCCGTTGGGGCCGACCACGCCGAAGAAGGAGCCCGCGGGGACCTCCAGGTCCAGTCCGGCGAGGGCGACCTTCTCGCCGAAGCGCTTGGCCAGCCCCCGCGTGACGAGGGCGAGGTTCGGGTCCGGGGCATCCTGGGCACGCATGTCACACACGCTATCCGCACGCCTGAGGACGCCGCCTCCGCCCTGGGTAGGACATCGTGCGGCACCATCGGCCAGGCCTCGACCGTCCTGGGACTCGATTCCCCGCGACCCCGGTGGCTCAGTACAGCGCGGCGGCGAGGCGACGCCGGGAGGCGTGCACGCGCGGGTCCTCGGAGCCGACCACGATGTAGAGGTCCACGAGATGGGCGCGGGCCGCCTCCCGGTCCTCGCCGGGATGGGCGGCCACGAACCGGACCAGCCGGGCGAAGGCGTCCTCCACGTGACCGCCGAGCACGTCCAGGTCGGCCACGGCGGTCTGGGCGGCGAGCTCGTCGGGGCGCTCGGCGGCGGCGGCACGCACCGCGGCGGCATCCATGTCCCGGGTGCGCAGCATCAGGCGGGCGGCGGAGAGGCCCTGCCGGGCTGTCTCGTCCGCCGGGCTCTCCTTCAGGGCGTCCTCCCACGCGGCGACCGCGCCGGGCAGGTCGTCCGCGGCGAGGGCCTCATGGGCGCGACGGTGCAGCGGGGGCACGGGGGCGGGCTGCGGCGCGGCCGCGCCGTCGCGGGCCGGGGCCAGGGCGGGGACCCGCCCGGCGACGCCGTTCTGCCGCGCCACCTCGAGCAGCTGGCCCATGAGGCCGTCGAGGGCCTCCTGGGGCAGCTCCTGGTTGGCCAGCGGGACGGGCTGGCCGGCCACGACCGCGACGACGGCGGGGCCGGCCCCGATCCCGAACGCCTGCAGCAGCTGCGGCTCGGCGACGACGTCCAGACGCGCCATCACGACGGTCCCGGCCTGGGCGTCCGCGGCGTCGGCGAACTGGGTGGAGAGGGCCTCCGAGGTCGCGTCTCCCGGCACGTGCAGCACCAGGATCACCGGCACCTGGGTGGAGAGCTGGACGAGCTGCTCGAGCAGGCGGGAGTCGGCGTCGAGGACGGCCCAGGAGGCGGGCTCGCCGGGGGCGCCGGCACCCTGTGCACCCGCCCCCTGCGCGCCGGGCGCGGGGCGCGGGGTGCGCAGGGAGGAGAGGTCCACGGCCCCGCGCAGGGACGGGGAGGAGGGCTGGGAGGTCATGGCGGGTCCTTCCGGTCGACGGGCGGGGCCGGTCGCGGCGGCGGCCGCCCGGCTCCTGACTCGCCACCACGGTAGCCCCCGATACGGCGCCCGCGGGGCCCACGGCGGCCCCGCGCCCCTGCCGTACGCTGTCGGCGTGGACCACATCGAGGACTCCCCCGCCCCGTCCGGCCCGTCCCGCGGCGCCCGCCGCCTGCGCCTGGGCTCGCTGGTGCGCCGTCGGGAGGCGTTCCTGCCCAACGAGAGAGTGGACCCGCTGCCCCCCGGCTCCCCCGACGCGGCCCCCGCGGAGCCCGAAGTGCCCGAGTTGGCGCTCCGCGCCCCCGTGGCCGCCGGCTTCCTGCTGACCATGGGCGTCTGCCTCGCCGCCGTGCTCGTGTGGGTGGTGCTGGAGAACACGCAGCTGCTCGTGTGGATCGCCGCCGCCCTGTTCATCGCGCTCGGCCTGGACCCCGTGGTCCGGCTCGTGGAACGGTGGGGCGCCCCCCGCTGGGTCGGCGTCCTGCTCGCCGCCCTCGGGCTGGCGGCGGTGGCGGGCGCCGTCGTCGGGATGCTCGTCCCGGCGGTCGTGCAGCAGTCCACCCAGCTGATCACCGGCCTGCCCGACACGATCACCCAGATCATGGCCACCCCCTGGTTCCGGGAGGTCGACCGTCAGCTGCAGATCCAGCACGCCGTGCAGTCCTGGCTGGACGGGCTGACCAAGGACGGCGCGGCCGTCACCCAGCTCTTCGGCGGCCTCGTCGGCATCGGCCAGACCGTGATGAACGCGGTGTTCTCCACGATCGTCGTCGTGGTCCTCGCGCTCTACTTCCTGGCGTCCCTGCCGCACCTGAAGTACTGGGGCTACCGCCTGGCACCCCGGTCGAAGCGCCTGCGCGTGGAGGCCCTCGGCGAGGAGATCACCTTGTCCGTGGGCCACTACGTCATGGGCCAGACGGTGGTGGCGGTGCTCAACGGCACGGTCGCGTTCATCGCGCTGTCCGTGGCCGGCGGCCCGTTCCCCGTGCTCCTGGCCTTCGTGGCCGCCGTGATGGCGTTCATCCCGCTGGTCGGCGCGCTCATCGGCGGGACGATCCTCACCGCGGTCTGCCTGCTCGAGTCCTGGCAGGCGGCGGCGCTGTTCGCGGCGATCTACTTCGTCTACCTGCAGATCGAGGCCTACGTGGTCTCCCCGCGCGTCATGGCCCGCGCCGTCGCCGTGCCGGCGGCGGTGGGCGTCATCGCGGTGATCGCCGGCGGCACCCTGCTCGGCGTGCTCGGCGCCCTCATGGCCATCCCGACGGCGGCCGCCGTCCTGCTGATCGTCCGCGAGGTGCTGATCCCCCGGCAGGACGCCCGCTGAGTCCCCGGACGGCCGACGGCGATCGGTCCGCCGGCGGGGCCCTCAGCGGGAGGCGCGCGTGCGCCAGCAGGTGGGGTGCCAGTGGCGGCGGTCCGCGCCGGCGTCCTCGTCGCCCATGATCCAGTCCGAGCGCCAGGCCACCAGGTGCGCCTGCCCCTGCCGGATGGTCCGCCCGCAGCCGGGGCACGTGTAGTCCTTCACCGCCCGCCAGGAGGGGATGTCACGGACGTGCCAGCCGCCGTCGGACCCGGACTGGTGCGAGTAGCCGGGGTCCATGCCCAGCAGCTCCTCGAGCGGATCGGCCCGGCCGGGCCCGGGGCGGGAGCGCCGGGAGGCGCCGCCCGCGGCGCCCTCGCCCCGGCGGGGGGCGGCGGAGCGGCGGGGGCGGTTGGAGCGCGGCATGGTCACCATGCTGGCACACCCCCGGCCCCTAGACTGGGCCGGTGCGTCTCGTCATTGCCCGCTGCTCCGTCACCTACGAGGGGCGACTCAACGCCCACCTGCCCTCCGCCACGCGCCTGCTCATGGTCAAGGCGGACGGCTCCGTGCTGGTCCACTCCGACGGCGGCTCCTACAAGCCGCTGAACTGGATGTCCCCGCCGGCCACGCTGCACGTGGAGGAGCCCACCGAGGAGCAGGCCGCGGCCGGCGTGACCCAGGTGTGGCGGGTGCAGGCCAAGAAGTCCGACGACCGGCTCCTGGTCCTGCTCGAGGAGGTCCTGGCGGACGAGACCCACGAGCTGGGCGTGGACCCGGGCCTGGTCAAGGACGGCGTGGAGGCGGACCTGCAGCGTCTCCTCGCGGAGCAGATCGGTCTCCTCGGCGACGGGCACACGCTCGTGCGCCGCGAGTACATGACCGCGATCGGCCCCGTGGACATCCTCGCCAAGGGCCCCGGCGGGCAGACCGTGGCGGTGGAGCTCAAGCGCCGCGGTGACATCGACGGCGTCGAGCAGCTCACGCGTTACCTCGATCTCATGAACCGCGACCCCCTGCTCGCCCCCGTGACCGGCGTCTTCGCAGCCCAGCAGATCAAGCCGCAGGCCCGCACCCTCGCCGAGGACCGCGGGATCCGCTGCGTCACCCTCGACTACGACGCGATGCGCGGCGTGGACGACGCCGACGCCCGCCTGTTCTGAGCCGCCCGGCCATGACGGCGTCGGCCCTGCTCCGCACGACCGCCCCCTGGGTGGGGGCGGATCCGGGCGCCACCCCGGTGAGGGTGAGCGCCGTGTGGTCCGCCGGGCCGGACGGAGCGCTCCTCGTCTGGGCCGGGCTCGCCGAGCGGGTCCCGCAGGAGCTCTGGGAGACCGCGGTGGACGCGCCCGCCCTGCGGCTCAGTCCGGCGCTGACCTCCCACCACGTGCACGGCGGCGCAGGCGTGGACCTCGCCACTTCCCCCGCGGCGGACGTGCGGTCCTGGCTCGCGGCGCAGCGGCAGGCGGGCGTCGGGGCGGTGGTCGGGTCCCTGCCGACGCTCGCGGAGGACGCCCTCGCCGCGGCCCTGGACCGCCTGCGTCCCCTGTGGGCGGAGGGCCTGCTGGCCGGGGTGCACCTGGAGGGGCCGTTCCTCTCCCCCGCCCGCGCGGGGGCCCACGACCCCGCCCTGCTCCTGACGCCGCCCTCCCCCGCCGGCCGACGGGTGCGCGCCCTGATCGCCGCCCAGCCGGAGGGCTTCGTGCGCACGCTCACCCTGGCCCCCGAGCTCCCCGGCGCGGACGCGCTGACGCGGGAGCTGACAGGTACCGGCGTCGTGGTGTGTCCGGGGCACACGGATGCCGATGGGGCGACGACGCGCGCCTGGCTCCAGACCGCCGACGACGCGCGGGCGGCCGCGACCGCGGCGGGCCTCCCCGCGCCCACCCCGGTGGCGACGCACCTCTTCAACGGGATGCGGGGCTTCCACCACCGCGCCCCCGGGCCGCTGCCGGCGCTGCTGGGAGCCGCCCGCGCGGGCCGGGCCCGCCTGGAGCTCATCGGCGACGGCGTCCACGTGGACGACGAGGTCCTCACCGCGATCCTGGGCGACCCCGGCCTGGCCCCCGCGGCGTGCCTGGTCTCCGACGCCGTCGCGGCCACCGGCGCGACTCGGGGCACCGCGCACCGGCTGGGATCTCTCCCGATCCACGCGGCCCAGGACGGCCCGCGGGTCGGCGCCGATGAGCCGACGGGCCCTGCCGAAGCGGCCCTCGCCGGAGGGGCCGCCGACCTCCCGGAGATCGTGGGACGCCTCCTCCACAGCGACCTGGACCCCGACGCCGTGCTGCGCGCCGCCACGCACGTCCCCGCACGGACGCTGGGCGGGAGCCACGCCGTCCCCGTGGGGACCCCGGAGACGACGGAGCACGCCGCCCCCGGGGGCGACGTGCTCGTGTGGGCGCCAGACGGCGCCGTGACGGTGCTGCGGTCTCAGGCGGCGCCGGGCGGGCGCCACCACGACTGACCGGCCTGCGAGGGGCCGGCCTCGGTCCAGGCGCGGACGGCGCCGGCGACGTCGTCCTCCACCTCCAGGTCCACGGCGTCGTCCGAGCGCCCGGAGGCGTCCGTGATGCGCAGCCGCGTGTGGCCGGCCTCCGCGGCGGGCAGTCGGTCGACCTCCAGGCGCCAGCGCTCGGCGGACCACAGCCGACGCTCGGGCAGCAGGTGGTGGGACAGGACCAGCTCGTGCGAGCGGAAGCATCCGACGACCCGACACCGACGCCCGCCGTCCGTGACGAGGACCCCGGCGAAGCGCCCGGGTCCACGCACGAGGGCCCGGTGCCGTGCCCATCCGGCGAGCGCCAGCAGTGCGAACACCGCCAGCGCCCCGGAGAGCAGCAGCACCGGGCCCCTCATGTCTCGGCCTGAGATCAGGCCGCCGCCCCGCCCAGCTGGGCGGTGGCGGCCGCGATCACCACGCGGTCGTCGTCGACGGAGAAGAACCCGCCGTTGGCCTGCGCCGTGATCGTGCCGCCGTCGGTGGCGCGCACCACGACCTCGCCGTCGCCGAGGACGGCGAGCATCGGGGTGTGGCCCGGCAGGATGCCGATCTCACCGTTGATCGTGCGCGCCGAGACGGCGGACGCGGTTCCGGTCCAGATGGACTTCTCCTCGGAGACGATCTCCACGTTCAGCTCAGCCATGGATCAGCCCTCGGCCTGGATCTTGGCCCACTCGCGCTCGACGTCGTCCAGGCCGCCCACGTTGTAGAAGGCCTGCTCCGCCACGTGGTCCAGGTCGCCGTCGGCGATGGCCTTGAAGCCCTCGACGGTGTCCTTGATCGGCACGGTCGAGCCCTCGACGCCGGTGAACTGCTTGGCGGTGTAGGTGTTCTGCGAGAGGAACTGCTCCATCTTGCGCGCACGCGACACGGTGATCTTGTCCTCCTCGGAGAGCTCGTCCACACCGAGGATCGCGATGATGTCCTGCAGCTCCTTGTTCTTCTGGAGGATCTGCTTGACGCGGGTCGCGACGTCGTAGTGCTCCTGGCCCACGTACTGCGGGTCGAGGATGCGGGAGGTCGAGGCCAGCGGGTCCACCGCGGGGTACAGGCCGCGGGACGCGAGGTCACGGGTGAGGTTGGTGGTCGCGTCCAGGTGGGCGAACACGTTGGCCGGGGCCGGGTCCGTGTAGTCGTCCGCGGGCACGTACACGGCCTGCATCGACGTGATGGAGTGGCCGCGGGTGGAGGTGATGCGCTCCTGCAGCACGCCCATCTCGTCGGCCAGGTTCGGCTGGTAGCCCACGGCGGAGGGCATGCGGCCCAGCAGCGTGGAGACCTCGGAGCCGGCCTGCGAGAAGCGGAAGATGTTGTCGATGAAGAGCAGCACGTCCTGGTTCTGCACATCGCGGAAGTACTCCGCCATGGTCAGCGCGGACAGGGCCACGCGCAGACGCGTTCCCGGCGGCTCGTCCATCTGGCCGAACACGAGGGCGGTGTCCTTGAGGACGTCCGCCTCGTCCATCTCGACCCAGAGGTCGTTGCCCTCACGCGTGCGCTCGCCCACGCCGGCGAACACCGAGGTGCCGCCGAAGTTGCGGGCCACACGGGTGATCATCTCCTGGATGAGCACGGTCTTGCCCACGCCGGCGCCGCCGAACAGGCCGATCTTGCCGCCCTTGATGTAGGGGGTCAGCAGGTCGATCACCTTGATGCCGGTCTCCAGCATCTCGGTGGAGCCCTCGAGGGCGGCGAAGGACGGGGCCGGGCGGTGGATCGGCCAGCGCTCCTGGACGTCCAGCTCGGAGATCGGCATGTCCAGGGTCTCGCCGAGCACGTTGAAGAGGTGACCCTTCACGGCGTCGCCCACGGGAACGGAGATCGGGGCGCCGGTGTCCTGCACGTCGGCGCCGCGGACCAGGCCGTCGGTGGACTGCAGGGAGATCGCGCGGACCATGTTGTCGCCCAGGTGCTGGGCGACCTCGAAGGTCACGACGCGGGTCTGGCCGGCGAGCTCGACCGTCGCGGTCAGCGCGTTGTAGATCTCGGGCATCGCGTTCGCCGGGAACTCGGCGTCGATCACGGGGCCGATGACGCGGGCGACGCGCCCGGTGGCGCCGGCGGTGGGGGTGCCGGTGCCCTGGTCGGTGAAGGTGGCAGTCATCTCTCTCACTTCTATCGTGTGTGGATGGCGGGTCTGATGAGTCGAAGGGCTCAGGAGTTGTTGAGCGCGTCCGCGCCCGCGATGAGCTCGGTGAGCTCCTGGGTGATCTCGGCCTGACGGGCGTTGTTCATCCGGAGCGTGAACTCCTTGATGAGGCTCGAGGCGTTGTCACCGGCCGACTTCATGGCCCGCTGACGGTTGGCCAGCTCGGAGGCGGCCGACTGGAGCATGGCGTTGAAGATGCGCGACTCGATGTACTTCGGCAGCAGGGCGTCGAGGACCTCGTCCGCATCCGGCTCGAACTCGTACAGCGGCAGGACCTCCTCGGGGGAGACCACGTCCTGCTCCACGACCTCGAGGGGCAGCAGGCGGATCACGTGGGGGTTCTGCTTCACCAGCGAGACGAACTCGGTGAAGACCACGTGGATCTCGTCCACGCCCCCGGCGGCGGTGTCGGTGAGGAAGGACTCCACGAGGATCGTGCCGATCTCCTGGGCGCGCTCCGCCTTGGGGGCGTCCGTCTGACCCGTCCAGAGCTGCTTGTACTCGCGGCCGCGGAAGTCGAAGTACGTCTGCGCCTTGCGGCCCACGACGTAGACGTCGACGTCCTTGCCCTCCTCGTGCAGGGCGGTGAGCAGCTGCTCGGCCTTGCGCAGGACGTTGGCGGAGTACGCGCCGGCCAGGCCGCGGTCCGAGGACATGATGAGCACGGCGGCCCGGGTGGGGTTCTCCGGCTCGGTGGTCAGCACGTGGTCGATGTCGTGCTGGCTGGACACGGCGGTCACGGCGCGCGTGATCGCGTTCGCGTACGGCAGCGACTGGTTGACCCGCTCACGCGCCTTGGTGATGCGGGACGTGGCGATCAGCTCCATCGCCTTGAAGATCTTCTTCATCGACGTGGTCGATGCGATCTTCTGACGGTAGACCCGGATCTGGGCTCCCATGATGGTCCTTTCCGTGGCGGGAGGGCGGCCCGGCGCCGTCCCCGTGGGGTCCGACGCCGGACCGCTCCCTCACCGCAGCGCGGTCAGCGCTTCTGCTTGGTGATCTGCTCCTGCACGACCTGGTCCTGGCCGATCGCGGCGTGCTCCTCGTGGCCGGCGGCGACGCCGTCGTGGCCCGAGGCCTGGAAGCCCTTCTTGAAGGCGTCGATCTCGCGCTCCAGGGCGGAGACCGTCTCGTCCTCGAGCTTGCCGGTCGAGGCGATCTCGCCCA
This sequence is a window from Micrococcus porci. Protein-coding genes within it:
- the atpD gene encoding F0F1 ATP synthase subunit beta, encoding MTATFTDQGTGTPTAGATGRVARVIGPVIDAEFPANAMPEIYNALTATVELAGQTRVVTFEVAQHLGDNMVRAISLQSTDGLVRGADVQDTGAPISVPVGDAVKGHLFNVLGETLDMPISELDVQERWPIHRPAPSFAALEGSTEMLETGIKVIDLLTPYIKGGKIGLFGGAGVGKTVLIQEMITRVARNFGGTSVFAGVGERTREGNDLWVEMDEADVLKDTALVFGQMDEPPGTRLRVALSALTMAEYFRDVQNQDVLLFIDNIFRFSQAGSEVSTLLGRMPSAVGYQPNLADEMGVLQERITSTRGHSITSMQAVYVPADDYTDPAPANVFAHLDATTNLTRDLASRGLYPAVDPLASTSRILDPQYVGQEHYDVATRVKQILQKNKELQDIIAILGVDELSEEDKITVSRARKMEQFLSQNTYTAKQFTGVEGSTVPIKDTVEGFKAIADGDLDHVAEQAFYNVGGLDDVEREWAKIQAEG
- a CDS encoding F0F1 ATP synthase subunit gamma, encoding MGAQIRVYRQKIASTTSMKKIFKAMELIATSRITKARERVNQSLPYANAITRAVTAVSSQHDIDHVLTTEPENPTRAAVLIMSSDRGLAGAYSANVLRKAEQLLTALHEEGKDVDVYVVGRKAQTYFDFRGREYKQLWTGQTDAPKAERAQEIGTILVESFLTDTAAGGVDEIHVVFTEFVSLVKQNPHVIRLLPLEVVEQDVVSPEEVLPLYEFEPDADEVLDALLPKYIESRIFNAMLQSAASELANRQRAMKSAGDNASSLIKEFTLRMNNARQAEITQELTELIAGADALNNS